The window AGCCTTGGCGCCGAAGGCATCCGCGTCAATGCAATCTCTGCCGGCCCAATCCGCACTTTGGCCGCTTCAGGCATTAAATCTTTCCGCAAGATGCTCGACCTGAATGAAAAAGTTGCGCCGTTGAAGCGCAATGTCACCATTGAAGATGTCGGCAATGCCGCGCTGTTCCTGTGCTCGCCTTGGGCCAACGGCATTACCGGTGAAATCATGTATGTGGATGCCGGCTTCAACACCGTAGGCATGAGCGCAGACCTGATGCTGGACACTGAATAATCCAGCCCGGCATTGTATCCGAATGCCAGTCAGCCAAGCGGCTGGCTGGCATTTTTTTGGAGCATTGCGCAGCTTGATGCGCGCAGCCGGCAAGCGCTGCCGATGCCTGCATCAGCCACATCTCCGCTGAAACTGCGCCGCCGCATTTTCCTGAGTGCCCGAAGCGCCAATATTTTTCTTTCCGCGTAAATCTTCTATAATTCAAGCCGCTTTAATTTTTGCATCTGCAGTTTTATCTCCTGAGTTTTATGCCCCAATTTTCTGACTGCCTGCAGCAGCGCAAGTTCTGCGTACTGCTGGAATATTTGACCACGGCCAAAAACGCCGCGCCGGCGCGCGCCTCATTTGCCAGCTGGCCGGCCTTCATGACGCTGGCCGACCGCGTGCAGGCCGATGACGACCCTGCGCCTTTAGCTGCCGCCGCGGCTTATCCTGAAGCTGCTGATCAGCTGCTGCATTACTCCGGCAAGGGCCGCGATATTGCCGATTTTGAGCAATTTCTGGCGCAGGCGAAAGCGCGGGGCCTGCGCAGCCTGCTGCTGCTGACTGGCGATAAGCTGAAGCAGCACAATGACGGCCGCCTGCAGCCGGAACTGCGCAGCCGCTATCTGGAGTCGGTCAATATGGTGATGGCGGCGCGCCGCGATCCGGATTTCAACATAGGCGTGGCTTTCAATCCTTTTAAATACGCCGAGGCGGAGCACGATGCGCAGTATTTCAAGCTGCAGAAAAAGCTCAAAGCCGGCGCAGACTATATGATTACGCAGCTGGGTTTTGATCTGGATGCGCTGAAGCAGGCGCAGGATTTTTTAGCTCAGGGGCATTATCATCAGCCGATTTTAGCCTGCGTCATGCCTCTAACCTTGGCGCGCGCGCAGTTTATGCACCGGCAGAAAGTCGCCGGCATTGTGCTGACGCCGCATCTGCTGCAGCTGCTGGAGCGGGAGCAGCGGCAGGACCCGCTGCAGGCGGAGCGCAATGCCTATTTGCGCGCGGCCTTGCAGATCCTGATTTGCCGGCACTGGGGCTTTGCCGGCGTGCATGTGTCGGCCTGCCATAAAGCCTCTGAACAGCGCAAACTGGAAGATGCGCTGCAGCAGCTGCAGGCCCTGAGCCTGGAAGAGTGCCTGCAGCGCTGGCATGCCTTATGGCAGCTGCGGACAGGGCAGGAGCTGCAGCCGGAGGTGGCGGTATTTTCCAGGCGCGCGCCGGTTGCGCAGGTGCTGAAATATAAAAACCTGCATGCCATGCATGAACTGTTTTTCAGCTCCAGAGCGGCCAAAGGCATTGGCGGCTTGATTTTCAATGCGCCGCTGTGGAATAAGCCGGGGGCCGAAGACGCCTTGCTGAAAACTGAATTCATCAGCAAGCATGGCGCGCTGGGCTGTGAAAGCTGCGGGCAGTGCCGGATTGGCGAAACTTTGTATATTTGCCCTGAAACCTGCCCCAAAGGCTTGGCCAATGGCCCCTGCGGCGGCTCAAGCCTGGACCGCTGTGAATTCGGCGACCGTGAATGCATTCATTCGGTCAAGGCGCGCTTGGCTAAAAGCGTGGCGCAAACTGAAATTTTAAAAGCCGAACTGATTCCAACGGTGGCGATTGAAACCCGTAGCACCAGCTCATGGAAAAACTGGTTTAAGGCGCCGTAGTTTCAACTCAATGGCTGGATGAAAATGAACTTGGGCTGGGAAAATTCAGCCCAAGCCTCAGCCGGCAGGCGCAATGCCTGCGGCTTAAGGGCCGGATCAGCTTGGATATTAGCGGTTCAGGCCGCCTTGACCATCGCACTTATAGATTGGGGCTTTTTCAATTGCGATATTGTCCAGCGCGATTTTTGCCGTATTGCCGTCAGTATCGTAATGATTTGCCCATTCTTCCAATTCAATAATTTCCAGCTGCGCCCTGCCTTTAAAGTGGCAGCCGGAATCCAGGCTGGCTTTGCTGATTCCCAGTTTTTTCAGCATTTTCCTGAATTCCGCGGCATCATCTTCTGCCATCGGACTGTGCGGAACAGCTCCGAATACCTTGCCTGTAAGCTGATTCGGCCGGTTTGGCCCCAGCAGCTTGATCTGTAAAGCTTCCCCTTCCATATCATCATAAAAATATGAATATTCAACATGAGACTTGGAGCCGTCCTGCAGCGATTCATACCGCACCATTTTAGCGCCGTCCGCAAAGTTTTGAGCTGCGGCAAAAGAGCTCATGACAGAAAGTGATGCGAACAGCAGGGTATTTAAAATTTTCATTGATGTTTCTCGTGTTTTATCGGGCTGATAATATTTATATTGTTGAATTTAATCAATTGCTTATTTTTATTTATTGCTGAAAGTGGCTTTTGCTGCGCTGAAGCGCTAATGCGCCGGCTTCAGCTTTTTGATTTTAAAAGGCAAGGCTCCGCAGTGACGGGCTGGAAAGTTCAGGCGCTTAGAGAAAAACGCTTAAAGTGATCGGCATTAAGCCATCCTTTTTAAGCCCAGGCTTCAAAGTTCAATGAGTGATTTTAATGATTTTAGATTCAGCCAATTGCGGATTGCGCTGGCGGTCATAATAGTCAAAGCAGATTTTCTGCTGCGCGCTGAAGCGCTGCAGGCCGGCTTCAAAGCTGAAATGGCGGACATAGCGTGAGCTGTCCAGCTGCACGGCAATGCGTTCAAAGCTTTTGGAATGGCGGCTTTTTTGCACGGTATAGCGCTGTACGGTGCCGCAGGCGGAAGAAAGCGTCAGTGGCTTGGGCTGTTCCAGATACATGGCCATGCCAAAAAGCGCAAAGCTGGGGAGCAGGCAAAGGTAGGGGACAGTTTCCGCGGTTTGCGGATTCTGAATTTTAGGTGAAATATAGAAATAGCCGTATAAAGGCAAGCTGAACAGGCAGAGCAAAGCGGTGAGCGTCAAGGCTGCGGTCATTGCGGTATCGCTATGAATAATTCAATAAAGAGTTCAATTTAAGCATTTTTTTATTGTTTCAGCATAAAAAAGCAGCCCCGCTTCCTAATGCCAGTCAGTTAAGAAATTGACTGGCATTTTCTTTTTAAATTCTAGAATTTATTTGATACGCGGAAGAGTCATCCGCAACCTATCTGGTCTTTGAAATGGACTGTTTTTGCAACAAAATTATTTAAATGCAGAAAGTGAACAGGTTTCGCGGATGACAAATGCTTTTGGTTCTTTTGGCGAAACAAAAGAACAAAACGAGCTCCAAAAATTCGATTTAAAAACGGTAAGACTCCGCCGTGAATAGCCCCAAAAATTAAGAAGTTTATAGTGAAACTTCTTAACTGATCAGCATTAGCCCCGCTTCTGGGGCTGTGCGCAGCTTTCTATTTCAGGTTTTTTTATTTATTCATCTGATCAGCCCCTAATTAAATAATCTTCATGATGAGGAGGGTTAATTAACTTAATTTTTTAGTGAAATATATTCACTTTAAACACATTGGCCCATTTCTTGCTGTGCAAGGCAGCCGGCGGCTTGCAGCGCAGTGCTGTTCAAGCCAATGAAATAATTCAGTAAATTAAATTCTTCTGGGCTTTTTACCCGGCTCAGTACGCTGTTTTAGATTGAGCATTGCGCATAAATTGGTTAAGCTGCAGAAGAAGAAAAATAAACACATTCGGGGGAAATGATGCTGCTCGAGGAAATATTCAAAAGCAAGAAAGCTGAAAATACCGACGCATTCAATTTGCGCATTCACCGCGGCTTAAGCTGGCTGAGAAAAGCCGGCGATCTTGATGCGGATCTGGACATGCAGTTCATCAGCCTGTGGATTGCATTCAATGCGATTTATGCGCAGGACTTAACCGTTTCTCAGGATAAGCAAAGCCTGCGCCAGTTTCTGCACATGATTTGCCGGAAAGATGCAGACGGCAAAATTTACGGAATTTTATGGGAAAAGTTCAGCCAGCCGGTG is drawn from Acinetobacter sp. WCHAc010034 and contains these coding sequences:
- a CDS encoding methylenetetrahydrofolate reductase C-terminal domain-containing protein, whose protein sequence is MPQFSDCLQQRKFCVLLEYLTTAKNAAPARASFASWPAFMTLADRVQADDDPAPLAAAAAYPEAADQLLHYSGKGRDIADFEQFLAQAKARGLRSLLLLTGDKLKQHNDGRLQPELRSRYLESVNMVMAARRDPDFNIGVAFNPFKYAEAEHDAQYFKLQKKLKAGADYMITQLGFDLDALKQAQDFLAQGHYHQPILACVMPLTLARAQFMHRQKVAGIVLTPHLLQLLEREQRQDPLQAERNAYLRAALQILICRHWGFAGVHVSACHKASEQRKLEDALQQLQALSLEECLQRWHALWQLRTGQELQPEVAVFSRRAPVAQVLKYKNLHAMHELFFSSRAAKGIGGLIFNAPLWNKPGAEDALLKTEFISKHGALGCESCGQCRIGETLYICPETCPKGLANGPCGGSSLDRCEFGDRECIHSVKARLAKSVAQTEILKAELIPTVAIETRSTSSWKNWFKAP